One genomic window of Mercenaria mercenaria strain notata chromosome 2, MADL_Memer_1, whole genome shotgun sequence includes the following:
- the LOC128549981 gene encoding uncharacterized protein LOC128549981, with amino-acid sequence MRKLKTNKSNKCVLVRDKLFVNGIPYKFETGMPENPRPNEHYEEKSQPFSETWLNRSVTSEDLVLHSYHKPERKDRDGDSHGGVILYVRENIHYLRRSDLEINRLECLWVEIVLCNNKNILFGVFYRPPSSDTIYNNLIEGSIGLAIDTNISDIIITGDFNYNALCPTPHRNILSITQQFNLEQLIEEPTHFTEHSTSILDLIFVTNRNNILLSGVGEHFLEQDQRYHVPIFGLLKFNKLKQKCFDRLIWEYDRGDYDSLRAEIDNFNWNSCIDPDINIYASNIISQITVISKHNIPNKNITIRPSDVPWMNNNIRKNIRKRKRIYRKAKRTNSPNHWHKFRQVRNETVLLIREAKSQYLIKLSDKLKNGSFSLKDWWTTLKSFISRTNNNVIPPLYNSNTRQTTSSDFEKANLLNDYFQEQTYIDDENIEIPNPGPTNSTTILN; translated from the exons ATGCGgaaacttaaaacaaataaatctaaCAAATGTGTTCTAGTCCGTGATAAGCTTTTTGTTAATGGAATTCCGTACAAGTTTGAAACCGGTATGCCTGAAAATCCACGACCGAACGAGCACTACGAAGAAAAATCACAAC CCTTTTCTGAGACATGGTTAAATCGCTCAGTTACTTCTGAAGACTTAGTGCTGCACTCATATCATAAACCTGAACGAAAAGATCGTGATGGTGATTCTCATGGAGGAGTTATTTTGTATGTTAGAGAGAATATACATTACCTGCGTAGATCAGACCTTGAGATCAATCGTCTAGAATGTCTATGGGTGGAAATAGTtctttgtaataataaaaatatactatttGGAGTCTTCTACCGACCTCCTAGTTCTGACACCATATACAATAACCTGATTGAGGGTTCTATTGGTCTTGCAATTGACACAAACATCTCGGATATAATAATCACTGGAGATTTCAACTACAATGCTCTATGTCCAACTCCACACAGAAACATTCTTTCCATCACGCAACAATTTAATCTAGAACAGCTTATTGAAGAACCAACCCATTTCACTGAACACTCGACATCCATTCTAGACCTTATTTTCGTGACAAACAGAAATAACATTCTTCTTTCAGGTGTTGGGGAACACTTTCTTGAACAAGACCAACGGTACCACGTTCCAATTTTCGGGCTTCTCAAATttaataaactgaaacaaaaatgctttgaCAGACTGATATGGGAATATGATCGGGGTGACTACGATAGCCTAAGAGCAGAAATCGACAATTTCAATTGGAATAGCTGTATCGATCCAGATATCAATATATACGCCTCCAATATAATCAGTCAAATCACAGTCATTTCAAAACATAACATTCCTAATAAAAATATCACAATTAGACCCTCAGACGTCCCTTGGATGAACAATAATATAAGGAAGAACATACGAAAGCGTAAGCGTATCTACAGAAAAGCTAAGAGAACAAACTCACCTAATCACTGGCATAAATTTCGACAAGTCCGAAATGAAACTGTTTTGCTCATTCGTGAAGCCAAATCACAATACCTCATCAAACTTTCAGACAAACTTAAAAACGGATCATTCTCTTTAAAAGATTGGTGGACTACCTTAAAATCCTTCATCTCTAGAACGAACAACAATGTTATTCCTCCATTATATAACTCCAACACACGACAAACTACgtcttctgattttgaaaaagctaACCTTTTAAATGATTACTTCCAAGAGCAGACATACATTGATGACGAAAATATAGAGATACCTAATCCTGGTCCAACGAATTCTACcactattttaaattaa